TTAGTGATAGGCTGGCCCGGAATGATTTGGTAAGAAGTAAAGATGACCTGATACTTAGGAAGAAAGGGTTTGATGGCTTGGCGTAAGATTCTTTTCATTTTATACTTATATTCTTGTGTGCGGTAATTGTGCTGTTGGTAAAGGTAAACTATAAATCTTTATTTTAGTTCAGGCGCTTTGCCTCTAGGTTTACATTCTTGTAAAGATGAAATGAAATATGATTTAATGAATAATGGGTTTATGGTAAGTGTTTGAGATATAGGAATTAACAATTTTGAGCGGTTACAGGTCTTCATGGCCTTTTCAATTGAATTTTGGCAGGCATAAAAGGTTATATATGCAAAAGACCCGGCACAGAATGTGCCGGGTCTTTTGTTGCTACCTTATGAGTTGGCTACTGAATAGCCGGGTATTCTTTGAGCGTAGTCAGTGGCGTAGCCTGCACTTGTTGTCTGTAGGCTGCCCACTGCGTAGTGAAGAAGGCATTGATTTTGGACAGGGTCTCGTGGGTCATGGCCTCAGCTTGCTCCACTAACTGGGTTTCTGTAGACGTGAGCGGTTCTGTACGGCCATTGATATACGAGCGGGCTTCATTCAATTTGGTAATGGCCGTCAGGTAGAACGGCCGGCCGTAGCCTTGTCTTTCCAGCCCTTTCCCGAACAAGGATTCACGGTGCATCTTAATGGAATCCTGCAAGACCTGGGTGGCCTTCTGCAACGCGGCGGTTTCTTTGCCCGGCTTGCCTTTCATTTGTGCTAGAAGGGCATCGGCGGCATCAGAGGCTTCCTGCAGCCGATCGGCGGCAGTCGTGACTTGCTGGATGCTGTTGTTGAGGCGGTCCTGTAAAGCACGACGAGCCATTACGTTCTGCTGGTGGTAGGGCACGCGCGGGTCTGGCTTTACGGTGAGCAGGGTAGAATCTTTGGCACCCGCGTACTGGAACACCAGTTTGTATTGGCCCGGCATCACCTGGCCGCCGCTTGGCTCACCGCTTCCGCCGCCTGCTCCGCCGCGCTGGGGTTGGGTGCGATTCACTGGTTGCTTAATGCCACGCTCAGTCAAGTTCCAGCTGAACTTCTGTACACCCAAGGTGGAATATGGCACTTGTCTGAGCGTCCTGATCAACTGGTTTTTGTCATTGTACACCCGCACCACCAAACTGTCTCTTCTGTTCGCTTTTTTAGAAGCCAGGGCCAAGGTGTCTTTGGCGGGTAAAACAGTAGGCAGCACAGCGCCCGTTTCCGGATTCTTGGTAGTAGCGGCTTTGGGCTTTTCCTTTAGTTTTCTGGTGTCTGCGGGTTTGGCCACCGGTGTGTTGCGCTTTGGTTGGATGTAATAGGTAATCTGTGCGCCAGACGGTCGGTTTGGTGCTTGGTACAGATTCTCAGACTCATTCATGCTGCCCGGCGCTTGGCCGTAACTAGCCAGATAAGCCTCTGAGGGCGCGAACACCGCCAAAGGTTTATCCAACGTCTTGCCTTGGGTACCAGCCAGCTGGCGCAGCGGCCGGATGTTGTCCAACACGTAAATGCCACGGCCAAAAGAACCAATCACTAAGTCTGCTTCTCTTTCTTGCAGGGCCAGGTCCATGGTGGGCACAGATGGGTAGCCGCTGGTCCATTGGGTCCAGGTTTTACCTTCGTCCAGACTCACCCACAGGCCATGCTCCGTGCCGGCAAACATCAACTTGGGCTCTACCGGGTCTTGCAAAAACGACAGCGCATAGCCACGCACCTGCTTCTCATCTACCAAACGGGTCCAGGTCTTCCCGAAGTCCGTGGTTCTAAAAATGTACGGGTTGAAGTCTTTGCCCATGCGGTAGTGGTTGGCCACTACAAAGGCCTCGCCGGCGCGGTGCTTTGAAGCCGTAATCTGCGGAATCCAGGCTTCTTTGGGCAAACCTTTGATGCGGTCGCGCACGTTGGTCCAGGTTTTGCCGCCGTCTTGGGTTAGTTGCACGTTGCCGTCATCGGTGCCTACCCAAATTACGCCTTGCTGTTTGGTGCTGGGCGCAATGGTCAAAATGGTATTGTGGTTCTCAGCAGAGGTCACGTCCAGACTCAAGCCGCCGCTCAAATTCTGTTGATGGTGCTCTGGGTTGTTCAAGGTCAAATCAGGCGAAATCAACTGCCAGGTCATACCTTTGTCTGTAGACTTGTGCACGAACTGGCTTCCGTAGTAGAGCGTGCCGTTTTGGAAGGGATCCAGCGCAATGGCGGCGTTCCAGTTAAAGCGCAGGCGTGTCTTGGCGTCTGTGTGCGTAGGTTTGATGCTATAGGAGTCGTTGGTGAGTTTGTCATAGCGCGTCAGACTTCCGCCTTGTGACATGGCATAGCCGTAGCGGGCATTTTCTGGGTCTGGGACTACGTCAAAACCATCGCCGCCCTGTACGTTCATCCAATGCAGGTTTCTAATGCCGCCGTTGGTGAACGTGTAGGCCGGGCCCGTCCAGGAGCCGTTGTCCTGCAAGCCGCCGTAGATGTTGTAAGGTACTTCATTGTCTACGTTCACGTGGTAGAACTGCCCGATGGGAAGCCCCTCTGGATAATACCAGGTCTTGCCACGGTCCCTGCTGATGGCCACGCCCCCGTCATTACCGTCAATGAGGTGGTTGGGGTTGTTAGGGTTGATCCAGAAGGCATGATGGTCGGCGTGGATCTGCTCCAGCGTGGCAATGACTTTGAACGACTTACCAGCGTCCTCACTCACGGCAATAGGCTGGTAGATCATGTAGACGCGGTTCTCATTCTGCGGGTCCACGAAAATCTCATTGAAGTAGAAGGCGCGGTTGGTCACAATGGAAGGATCATCTGTGACCTTGGTCCACTTCTCACCGCCGTCTTCTGAGCGGTACAAGCCGTTTTTAGTCGCTTCTACCAAGGCATAAATGCGGTTGGGCATGCTGCGGCTGATGGCCAGTCCCAGGCGCCCGAAATTGCCAGCCGGCAGACCATCAGTCACGCCTTTCTTCTTCCAGGTCTTTCCGCCGTCATACGTCATGTACAAGCCAGAACCGGGGCCCCCAGATTTGAAATCCCAGGGCGTGCGGCGGTGTTCCCACATGTTCACCACCAGTTTGTTGGGGTTGCTGGGGTCCATGACCATTTCGGCCACGCCCGACTTCTCATTGGTGAATAAAATGCGCTCCCAGCTTTGGCCGCCGTTGGTGGTTTTGTACACGCCGCGCTCCGGGTGGTCGCCAAAGGGCAAACCAATCACGCCGGCGTACACCACGTCTGGGTTGGTGGGGTCAATGAGAATGCGGTGGATGTTGAAGGTCTTGTCCAGGCCCATGTGTTTCCAGGTACGGCCGCCGTCAATGGTTTTGTAGATGCCGTTGCCCATGTTCACCGAGTTTCTGGGATTTCCTTCGCCGGTGCCCGCCCATACCACGCTGGGGTTGCTCTGCTGAATGGCCAAAGACCCGATGTTGATATTGGGCTGCTCGTCAAAAACCGGGGTGAAGGAGACGCCTCCGTTCTCGCTCTTCCAGACGCCCCCAGAGGCCGCGCCCACATAGATGATTTCTGGATTGCTGACCACGGCGTCTACGGTGGTGATGCGTCCGCTCATGGCGCCCGGCCCCAGGTTGCGGGCCTTCATCTGCTGGAAAACGGCGGTGTTCAATTTCTGGGCCTGCGCCTGCCACACGCCCAGCAAGGACAAGAGCAGAAACAGCGAAGCATGCTTCTTCATATATGAGAAGGAATAGGTTTGTTGGTTAGGTTAGATTGGTGATTCAATATAGGTAAAGTTGTGAAGCGCAGACAAAAAGAAAACCGTTTTTGGCCTGTTTCCTAGAAAACAAGCCAAAAACGGTTCCTTCAGATTTTATGTAAGCTTACTTCTGGGCGCCTTCCAGCACTTCCTTTACATACCCGTGTACGTCTAGTCTAATGGGTAGCACCGTCTTGAAGACCACGTTCTCTCCGTTCTGCTTGGCCGGCGAAAAGCTGGGAAGGGAATTCACCACTTCTATCATGCGCTCGTCAATGCCATAGCCCAAACCCTTAAGCACTTTGGTTTCTTCTTTTCTGATGGAGCCGTCCTTGTTCAAGACGAGACTCAGCACAATAGAACCCTCCATCTCTTTGTCGGCGAACTGCACGGTGGGTTTGAAGTTCTTCTTGAGAAAATTAGTCAACGCTTTTTTGCCGCCCGGGAACGCAGGAGCCACCTCGGTGGCCACGTAGATTTTCTCTTCTATGGCAGTTTCCTGGGGCAGGGGCGTGCCGGCTACCTGGTAGGGAAGAGTGAATTTGACTCTGCGCACTTTGCCGTTCTGCTCTCCCGGAATCCAGGCGGGCATGGTCTGCAGCACCCGGGTAAACGCGGCGTCTACCGTTGGGTGCACGCCTTTTACCTTGACAACGTCATGCACCTTGCCCGTGGCACCCACGGTAAAGGAGAACAGCATGGTAGTGGCAGTGTTGTCATGGGGTAAGGATGCGGGGTATTGAAAGTTGCTGTTCAGGTATTGGTACAAAGCGTCTGTGCCCCCCGGAAACTCTGGCATCTTCTCTACAGAGTTGTATACCCTGGAAGTGTCTTCGGCCATTGGGGCTGAGGTAGGAAGGGCGGCGGCGGTTTGCGCGTTGGCGGCCAGGGATAGGCATAGCACAAGTGCCAGGCTGGTCAACACAGCCTTTACGGGAGAATGAGAAAGCATAGTTCGTTGTGATTTAGCCCTGAAAGATAAGAAACAGAATCTTTACTTCTCTGCCATAGCGGCTTAGCGATCCGTAAATTCTGCCCGAAACCGCAAATGCCCGTTCCTTTTCAAGAAATGGAATCGTATTTTTTTATCTGAGCCAGGCTGGCAAACGTTGAAGGGGTGGGTGCGCCAGGGAAAGTTTCGTGATTGGTATTACGTACTCCTGAGAAGCTCTGAGATGTTCAGTTTTTGCCGTGTTTTCCAGGAAATAGCCCAAAAACGTAACGTCCACCGCATTGTCTATTTCTGTATCTTTCCCTTCTCAAACAGCTGCTATTTTATGAAAAAGATATTCTACTTACTAGGGTTGGGTTCTCTCTTAGCTACTGCCCCAGCCATGGCCCAAACACCTTCAGTTTTTAAACCGCAGGAGCCGTTGGCGCATACTTATTCCATTGTGGCCAGAGACCCTGCCACCGGCGAGATGGCCGTGGCCGTGCAAAGCCACTGGTTCTCGGTGGGCACTTCGGTGAGTTGGGGCGAGGCCGGCGTGGGCGTGGTCGCTACCCAGTCGTTTACCAACAAGTCCTTTGGGCCGCGCGGACTGGCTTTGCTGAAACAAGGTAAGACCGCGCAAGAGACCTTGAAGATTTTACTGTCAACGGATGAAGGACGCGAGGTGCGGCAGGTAGCCATTCTGGACGCCAAGGGAAACGTGGCCACGCACACGGGCAACAAATGCATTAAGTACGCGGGTCACATTACAGGCAAGCAATTCTCAGTACAGGCCAACATGATGCTCTCTGACCAAGTGTGGCCGGCCATGGCCCGCGCCTTTGAGCAGAACGCTCACTTACCTTTAGCGGAACGCGTCTTGGCTGCCATGGATGCCGCCGAAGCCCAGGGTGGGGACATACGCGGCCGGCAGAGCGCGGCCTTACTGGTGGTGTCTGCCAAGAAATCTGACCAGCCGTGGCAGGAGCGGCTGATTGACCTGCGCGTAGATGATAACCCCGTTCCTTTAAAAGAGCTGCGTAGATTATTGACCGTGCAACGCGCCTATCAGCATATGAACAATGGTGATTTGGCCGTAGAGAAGAATGACATGGCGCTGGCCATGAAAGAGTACAGCGCCGCTGAAGCCCTGCAACCTGACAACCTGGAAATGCAGTATTGGCACGGCATCACCTTGGCCAACACTGGTAAGGTGGAGGAAGCCGTGAAGATTCTGGCCCCCGTTTTTAAGGCAGACAAGAACTGGTTAATCTTGACGGAGCGGTTGCCGGAGGTAGGGTTGTTGACGGTGTCGGCGGGGGATTATAAGCGGATTTTGAATGCCAGGTAGAAGGTAGGGCGTAGGAGGCTTGCCGTCATGACTTTGATGGTGTGACATAGGGTTAAGGATCACCTTTTATAACTTCTTTTTCTATGGCGCGGATTTGCTTCCGTGACTTGCTGACATTAGTTCTGTGCACTTCCGTTGGCCTTTCCTTCGTAGTTTCCGCCTGTTCCGGTGCGTACTCACTGTCCTGTTTCATAGTTTCCGGTAAGCGCTCACGGCCGCGAGGCCCCGTCCTGTCCCTTCGCACTGCTGTTGTTTGTGGGACTTTGTCCCTTCCGCCGCTGGCCGCGGCGCACAAACACCAGAGGCGCTCAGGACCAGGACTGGTTTAGGTCCCAATTCTGCTTTCGTTTGATGGTTGATTACCTGATTTCAGGTAATTGTGGTTACTGTCGATGCAGAGTCATGCGTGCTATCGCACGGCTGTAATCATCTTCTTTCCCGTGACCGGCCTGGCCTAATGGCCGTCAAGCGATTGTAGTGTCGTGGCACCTACACGAGGTGGTCCTACGCAGCGACCTTTTGTCCAGGTCAGAAGGCACGGTTCATTGCAACATCACTCACGTTCCTTTCTAGAAACCGAATCTTACTAAAGGGAGACTTTCCTGTTGCATGGGTACACGTCGTGTCGCTGCCACGACGCAACAGGGCAGCCTACCTTTTTCGACAGAATTATGAAGGGACTGCTACCTGCAAGGAACGCCTCTTAGGGCGGCAACTGAAATCTCGTTTCAGATTTTTTACCTTTTATTTCGCATTCAGAATTCTTCCTGCTAACTCGCTACTCAGAAAATTAGACTCAAGACATCTCATGAAATTTCCCTCTTTACAACATTTGGCGCTGGCAGCGGTGCTGGCGCTGCCGTTGGGCGCTTCGGCGCAGAACCAGGACTCTTTGCACATTAAAAAGATTTACGACGAGGCGCTGACTAACGGCAAAAGCTATGAGCAGTTGCGCTACCTCACTTCCCGCATTGGCGGTAGGTTGAGCGGCTCTCCGCAGGCGGCAGCGGCGGTGGAGTGGGCCCGGCAGGAAATGGAGAAGTTGGGGCTGGACCGCGTGTATCTGCAAGAAGTGATGGTGCCGCATTGGCAGCGCGGCGAGAAGGAGGAAGCCTACATTGTCAACTCCAAAATTTCGCCTACGCAACAGGTGAAGGTTATTGCCTTGGGCGGTTCGGTGCCTACGCCGGCGCAGGGCCTCACCGCCGAGGTGCTGGAAGTGAAAAGCATTGAAGAACTGCAGAAACTGGGCAAACGCAAGGTGCAGGGCAAGATTGTGTTCTTCAGTAGGCCGTTTGACCAGACGCACATTCACACGGGCTTGGCGTACCGGGGGGCGGTAGACCAGCGGTCGCAGGGACCATCGGCGGCAGCCAGATTAGGTGCCGTGGGCGTAGTGGTACGTTCCATGTCTTCGGCCCTGGATGATGAGCCGCACACGGGCGGTTTGCGCTACGCTGAGGATGCCCCAAAAATCCCAGCAGTGGCTATTTCTACCATTGGCGCAGAACTGCTGGGCAAACTGTTGAAGGACGACCAGGACCTGAAACTACACTTGAAGGTTAATTCAAAATGGTTGCCAGACGTGCTCAGCTACAACGTGATAGGCGAGATCAAAGGCTCAGAAAAACCAGAGGAAATCATTGTGGTAGGCGGTCACCTGGACAGCTGGGACAATGGCCAGGGTGCCCATGACGACGGAACCGGCTGCGTGCAATCCATGGAAGTCTTGCGCATGATGCGGGCCATGAACTACAAACCCAAGCGCACCATCAGAGCAGTCATGTACATGAATGAAGAAAATGGTCTGCGTGGGGGCACCACCTATGCTCAAGAAGCCAAAGCCAAAAACGAAAAGCACATTGCCGCCTTGGAATCAGATGGGGGTGGCTTTACGCCGCGCGGCTTCAGCATGGATGCCACGCCAGCCGTGTACCAGAAAATTGTAAGCTGGAAGCCCTTGCTGGCGCCCTACGGTCTGCATGAAATCACGCAAGACGGAGGCGGGGCCGATGTAACGCCGCTTAAAGCCAACGGCGCTGCGGTCATGGAATTTGTGCCAGACTC
The nucleotide sequence above comes from Nibribacter ruber. Encoded proteins:
- a CDS encoding WD40/YVTN/BNR-like repeat-containing protein; amino-acid sequence: MKKHASLFLLLSLLGVWQAQAQKLNTAVFQQMKARNLGPGAMSGRITTVDAVVSNPEIIYVGAASGGVWKSENGGVSFTPVFDEQPNINIGSLAIQQSNPSVVWAGTGEGNPRNSVNMGNGIYKTIDGGRTWKHMGLDKTFNIHRILIDPTNPDVVYAGVIGLPFGDHPERGVYKTTNGGQSWERILFTNEKSGVAEMVMDPSNPNKLVVNMWEHRRTPWDFKSGGPGSGLYMTYDGGKTWKKKGVTDGLPAGNFGRLGLAISRSMPNRIYALVEATKNGLYRSEDGGEKWTKVTDDPSIVTNRAFYFNEIFVDPQNENRVYMIYQPIAVSEDAGKSFKVIATLEQIHADHHAFWINPNNPNHLIDGNDGGVAISRDRGKTWYYPEGLPIGQFYHVNVDNEVPYNIYGGLQDNGSWTGPAYTFTNGGIRNLHWMNVQGGDGFDVVPDPENARYGYAMSQGGSLTRYDKLTNDSYSIKPTHTDAKTRLRFNWNAAIALDPFQNGTLYYGSQFVHKSTDKGMTWQLISPDLTLNNPEHHQQNLSGGLSLDVTSAENHNTILTIAPSTKQQGVIWVGTDDGNVQLTQDGGKTWTNVRDRIKGLPKEAWIPQITASKHRAGEAFVVANHYRMGKDFNPYIFRTTDFGKTWTRLVDEKQVRGYALSFLQDPVEPKLMFAGTEHGLWVSLDEGKTWTQWTSGYPSVPTMDLALQEREADLVIGSFGRGIYVLDNIRPLRQLAGTQGKTLDKPLAVFAPSEAYLASYGQAPGSMNESENLYQAPNRPSGAQITYYIQPKRNTPVAKPADTRKLKEKPKAATTKNPETGAVLPTVLPAKDTLALASKKANRRDSLVVRVYNDKNQLIRTLRQVPYSTLGVQKFSWNLTERGIKQPVNRTQPQRGGAGGGSGEPSGGQVMPGQYKLVFQYAGAKDSTLLTVKPDPRVPYHQQNVMARRALQDRLNNSIQQVTTAADRLQEASDAADALLAQMKGKPGKETAALQKATQVLQDSIKMHRESLFGKGLERQGYGRPFYLTAITKLNEARSYINGRTEPLTSTETQLVEQAEAMTHETLSKINAFFTTQWAAYRQQVQATPLTTLKEYPAIQ
- a CDS encoding energy transducer TonB — encoded protein: MLSHSPVKAVLTSLALVLCLSLAANAQTAAALPTSAPMAEDTSRVYNSVEKMPEFPGGTDALYQYLNSNFQYPASLPHDNTATTMLFSFTVGATGKVHDVVKVKGVHPTVDAAFTRVLQTMPAWIPGEQNGKVRRVKFTLPYQVAGTPLPQETAIEEKIYVATEVAPAFPGGKKALTNFLKKNFKPTVQFADKEMEGSIVLSLVLNKDGSIRKEETKVLKGLGYGIDERMIEVVNSLPSFSPAKQNGENVVFKTVLPIRLDVHGYVKEVLEGAQK
- a CDS encoding DUF1028 domain-containing protein yields the protein MKKIFYLLGLGSLLATAPAMAQTPSVFKPQEPLAHTYSIVARDPATGEMAVAVQSHWFSVGTSVSWGEAGVGVVATQSFTNKSFGPRGLALLKQGKTAQETLKILLSTDEGREVRQVAILDAKGNVATHTGNKCIKYAGHITGKQFSVQANMMLSDQVWPAMARAFEQNAHLPLAERVLAAMDAAEAQGGDIRGRQSAALLVVSAKKSDQPWQERLIDLRVDDNPVPLKELRRLLTVQRAYQHMNNGDLAVEKNDMALAMKEYSAAEALQPDNLEMQYWHGITLANTGKVEEAVKILAPVFKADKNWLILTERLPEVGLLTVSAGDYKRILNAR
- a CDS encoding M28 family peptidase, whose translation is MKFPSLQHLALAAVLALPLGASAQNQDSLHIKKIYDEALTNGKSYEQLRYLTSRIGGRLSGSPQAAAAVEWARQEMEKLGLDRVYLQEVMVPHWQRGEKEEAYIVNSKISPTQQVKVIALGGSVPTPAQGLTAEVLEVKSIEELQKLGKRKVQGKIVFFSRPFDQTHIHTGLAYRGAVDQRSQGPSAAARLGAVGVVVRSMSSALDDEPHTGGLRYAEDAPKIPAVAISTIGAELLGKLLKDDQDLKLHLKVNSKWLPDVLSYNVIGEIKGSEKPEEIIVVGGHLDSWDNGQGAHDDGTGCVQSMEVLRMMRAMNYKPKRTIRAVMYMNEENGLRGGTTYAQEAKAKNEKHIAALESDGGGFTPRGFSMDATPAVYQKIVSWKPLLAPYGLHEITQDGGGADVTPLKANGAAVMEFVPDSQRYFEIHHTAADTFDKVNQRELELGGASMAALIYLMDKYGL